In Cyprinus carpio isolate SPL01 unplaced genomic scaffold, ASM1834038v1 S000006768, whole genome shotgun sequence, the genomic window TTCTgtatgtgtatttcccaaatctaaaatagcctataaaacatgttcatagacggataccataaactgatgtctggactctgtttgggatttagaaaaacataaagagatggttcaatatattggtaatgaataggctacattctgtgagaatttatatttcacagtctaaaaaatattgtttagacaaaataaaattaacacaacagtttgcatcttttttttttttttttttttgagttaaggcaacttactctgaaattaagttataataacttataaactaTATCgcactatacagtagtcaacatttgaagtggattaaaacttttcttcaaagttgtcctaaaccCAAAATGACCTACTTTGTCCTACTTTGCATAAACCTGCTCTGCaggtttgaaaccctcataagatgctgtccatatgaaagagcaagatattaacacctttatttcaacccccacaagctataacTACCCAAAAAACACCAACCCCCTCAAGCTGGACTCAATTCGATCTGTTTTTTAGctgcgaggaacggtgtgttgtcatgttactgggttgaaatatgctgtctgcactctttttattcattattttcttgcagcccatattattattttcacaagaccataatagtaacaaattatcaattgataattaatcattctttttgcgaaaatcattgttatttgtaggcatttgaggaaggctttaagaccaagcagaatcctccgtcagctgctcccgcttcacagtgtGCATGACTCgtgctaactgcacccagcttcactgtccgcggtttgattttacaaaatcagtttgaggcatATACAACTtgttgatcatgagcccaacatttagcaaggcaggaaaacattcagtctacctgaaggaagatgtatttcattgtaagttaatactggtaaatagagagttaaaaaaaaaaaagaaaaaaaaaaaaactactgtaggctattcttaaacttggacttcattatattgaagtacaaatccaaacaccagaagcaacctacactctctaagtgttctttcattgaaaagtatgcattttgtttattcacaggctatatggttgaaataatattttagttcaaaactttaagtgccattgattaaaaaaaatgctttattgactaatgtttcatagaccttcagttgttatgctttaaaattccatgccatttgtaatttcacagtatttcatatgataaaaagttatcatatttgttcTTAACCCATTTATGTacaccagtgcttcccaaacctgtcctggaggcccccctgccctgcagtttttgtttgtctattttatattaaacacctgattccactcatcggctcattagtagagactgcaagaactaaactgggtgtgtctgattagggagacatataaaatgtgcagggcaggggggcctccaggacatgtttgggaagcactggtgtacataaatgggtgaagcaaaacaaatatgataactttttaactgcaggcagatataggcctatattattgtacattacagaTATTTGGATCGTCCTTTattctttcccttattttcttaaagaataaacacttattttctacaagaataaacatgataacatattattaattcatagaaataatttaagcaattaaaaccttatatatatatatatatatatatatatatatatatagtattatatatatatatatatatttatatactagattcaacttgaatttcaatactattaaactgacttctcaaggagtttataaattGAAACGGGTAGAATGTCACAGTGcttgttaaatagcctaaattaacttgtaacttgtatagtatccgaagaccttgattgcatgttagcataaaactacaacaataatcaatatgaatttttttttttttaatgaacaattccggTATATAATAGGACAGCAACCTTTAcgtcaaacattttgaaatcatccacagctgagcaacacgGAGGCAGGTTCTGCGTCAGAGCGCgcaaagtgaatgtgatgcacaaagtaattttcagatgcaatgaaaaaaaaaaaaactggataaaaacacacacgaaacttgtaaatatttaacaacatagcctagttTAGGCTGAGACTCTGTttctaagtatataatgtaaatttgttaacccacagtaacaaattttaaccaattaattgcCTATTtgtgtttgctgcatgttttttatgtataagttgcattttattacattcagaaataataacggcaggcctaataatgttataatgtgccaacaggatatttctagttcccttcactttacaacaaatcctttaaatttaacaaatttatcagaacagaacaagaattaaaaatatagaattctaatggataaatataattgcagtatataataatataggcttagctataatcaaacaaacaaaccaaaaaattaattaataataattaaacggAAACATAAGGtgaggttgggctctctcatttgggacaaatccaaacgtttacatattcgtgatgttgcccatttgaagcttaactattattcattaggtaaaataggcttcgtagttcacgcgtgtttcagtatcaacgaaaaaaaaatcataattagcaaaaaatatgccaaagtggcccgctgctaaTGCCAAATGGCACGGTGAATGGCTGTTTCCagtgaatatgtgcgcgtgaggcaccagcgcgatcaaacagctgaaacagaaaatactcaattttcagtcacacagtaaaggcaaaatttgtaaaaaaaaacaaaacaaaacaaaaaaacaaagtgttagcagtttgagaaatcaagaataataacagcgttaataagaattatttctaaatgctggaccattctcatttcgcctgcatatggaacctgaagattttttttaaccaagaatgaaccgaaatgaaaaatttagcaatatatatatatatatatatatatatatatatatatatatatatatatatataatatatatatatatatatatatatatacagtggtgtgtgaaaaagtgttggtccccttcctgatttcttatttttttttgcatgtttgtcacactttaatgtttcagatcatcaaactaatttaaatataagtcaaagataacacaattgaacacaacatgcagtttttaaatgacagtttttattattacgggaaaactaaatccaaaactacatggccctgtgtgaagaagtgtttgccccccctGTAAAAACTGTGGTTtttcacacctgagttcaatttctgtagccacacccaggcctgattacctccaaacctgttcacaatcaagaaatctcttaaatagggcctgcctgacaaagtgaagtagatcaaaagatcctcaaaagctagacatcatgccgagatccaaagaaattcagaaacaaatgagaaagaaagtaattgagatctatcagaaaaggttataaagccatttctaaagctttgggactccagcaaaccacagtgagagccattattcacaaatggcaaaaacatggaacagtggagaaccttcccaggagtggccggctgaccaaaattaccccaagagcacagcgacgtcTCATCCAAGaagtcacaaaagaccccacaataacatccaaagaactgcaggcctcacttgcctcagttaaggtcagtgttcatgactccaccaaaagaaagagactgggcaaaaatggtctgcttGGTTCCAatacgaaaaccgctgctgagcaaaaataacataaaggcttgtctcagttttgccagaaaacatctttatGATCCCCaaaacttttgggaaaatactctgtggactgacgagacagaagaactttttggaaggtgtgtgtcccattacgtctgtcATAAAGGAAACAcctcatttcagaaaaagaacatcataccaacagttaaacatggtggtggtagtgtgatggtctggggctgttttgctgcttcaggacctgaaaGACTTGCTGTCATAattggaaccatgaattctgctgtttaccaaaaaatcctgaaggagaatgtctggccatctgttcatgacctcaagctgaagcgaacttgggttctgcagcaggcagtgatggagtactcgagtcctggactccgactcgagtccgactcgagtcactattctttggactcgagtccgacgcgagactccattctctggacttgtgactcgacttggactcgcggaCTGATGACTCGTAGTTGGACTCGGACTCAAGGATATATAAAATcggacttgagcattcatcacgttgtttttgactaaatatgttataaaaaagttatataaggtgttacacttttcctgtttcgTGCCAAAGACCGGCCGGgatctattttttcccctcacagacactgctgccgctcgctctctttgcttgacaacacactcagtgacgtcactcactttacgctcgtgcatgtcagatcagattttttttttgcctattgcGATAGACACTGTGtcagattacacatttttttttgtctgttgcaatggtcactgtgtcagatggatgacgcagttttgactcctaaaatcctgtggtgtcgtgaacaagaaacatgtcagactaacgttacacgttgctttctgaccagtcgtgtgccgtcacacacacacatattcacttgAACACATACAAACGCACTCACGCTAAATCACTCGGTCACACACgaacgcgctctctctctctctctctctcatacacacacacacacacacacacacacacacactctctctctctctctctcggcatatCATATTGATTTTTACGTTTTAAGgttttaagtatctttaaaatacagtgtcctgtaaaatgcacgtttctttttttcgctgagtgtatttctgtaatacagtgttaaaggattagttcacacaaaaatgaaaatttcccaatcatttactcctcccaatgccatccaggatatccatgaatggctgaagaaaaacaaaatgaagactttggagtggcctagtcaatgtcctgacctgaatcctattgagatgctgtggcatgaccttaaaaaggtggttcatgctcgacaaccctccaatgtggctgaattacaacaattctgcatagatgagtggaccaaaattcctccacagcgctgtaacagactcattgcaagttatcacaaacacttgattgcagttgttgctgctaagggtggcccaaccagttattaagtttagggggcaaacactttttcacacagggccatgtagttttggattttgttttcccttaataataaaaaacttcatttaaaaactgcatgttgtgttcacttgtgttatcttttactaatatttaaatttgtttgatgatctgaaacattaaagtgtgacaaacatgcaaaaaaagaaaaaatcatgaaGGGGGTCAACACTTTTttacaccactgtgtgtgtgtgtgtgtgtgtgtgtttatattgtgtgtgtttgtgatatatatatatatatatatatatatatatatatatattatatatatatatatatatatatatctgtatactgtatatatatatattgtcatggtcttgtcatgattctgtctctatctctctctttgtctctctctgtctccccctgctggtttcTCTCCTCCTATCTCCCTCGCTCTTCGCTTCTGTGTCACAGCTGTcttcacttctcattaagataatttccccTCCACCTGGCTCTCATCCTGCCTCATTATTAGGGCTACTTCTACCCCCTCATTTTcgtgtctctttgtcagattgttacCTCCGAATGAAGCATTGGTCATTGGCGTCTTCACTTAGAGTTGGTCTTGTCCTGTTCTTTCCTGTCCGGTCCGGTCTAGTCGGGGGTGGGTTTGTTGACCACTATCTCTGCCCGAATTTCTCTGTGCTCACCATTTGCACcccacagaaccttacctgctATCCAACGCCGCGGCCTCCGCGCTCTGCGAGCTCCAGTCTCCGGTTCTCCCCTGAGCCCAGTCAAGCCTCCGCCTCGCCAGCCTGCTGGTCGTTCCAGCCACAGAGGTCTCCTGAGTTATTTATACTACCCAGCCTACGGGTCTTCCTCTGTTCTCATCTTTTGTACTCCTTGGTTGGATTTACCTGTGGCTTTCCTTTGTTTaattaaagactgtcattttgcccTCGCATTTGAGTCCTCTCTCTTCAATACTCATCACAGAACAATCTGACCACTAAGATGGACTCAGCGAGTGGCAGCCCGTTCCAGACCGCCGTTGAGCACCAGGGCGTCCTCCTTGGGAAGCATGAGGAGGACATCTCCGCTGCCTGCCCGACACGCCGTCGGGACTTTGGCCGCCCAGATGTCCGAGCTGTCCAGCCAGGTCCAcaacctccgcctccagccttcCGCCTCTCATTGTCCTCCCGTTCAGACGGAGCCTCGGATAAATAATCCTCCGGTCTATTCGGGTGAGCCAACACAGTGCCGCGCTTTCCTTACCCAGTGCGAGGTGGTTTTCCCCCTCGCTCCAGCCCGTCACATATGCTAAGGAGAGGGCCAAGGTTGCTTTCGTTCTTTCACTCCTCCACGGGCGGGCTCGCGAGTGGGGAACGGCCAACTGGGAGACTGAGGCGGAGTGCATCTCAAGCTTTGAGCGCTTCAAGGAGGAGATGATCCGGTTCTTCGACCGCTCCGCCTACGGAGAGGAGGCTTTCCCGTCGGCTTTCCACACTTCGGCAGGGGAGGCGATCCGTGCCGGACTTCTCCATCGAGTTCCGGACCCTCGCTACCACTTGCGGGTGGAACCAACCTGCTCTGGCCGCTCGCTTCCTGGAGGGTTTGTCTCCAGAGGTGCGGGACGAGGTCCTCGTCCGTGAGATCCCCGCCCGGCTCGACGACCTTATCGACCTGGCCATCCGTGTGGAGAGACGTTTTGATCAACGCCGTCGTGCTCATCGCCTGGAGGATACTCTCTTCTCGCCGCCTCGTGTCAGCCCCTCCCACTCAGAGCCTGAACCCATGCAGCTGGGTGGTCTGCGTATCTCATCTAAGGAGCGTCAGAGGAGGTTTTCTAACCGCCTCTGTATGTACTGTGCTAGTGCCTCTCACTTTGTGTCCTCATGTCCGGTAAAAGCCAGCGCTCGCCAGTAGGAGGAGGGTTACTGGCGAGCGCTACCACTAAGACCATCCCTTCCGTTTCCCGCACGACACTGCCAGCGCATCTCCAGTGGGCGGGGTCGTCAGCCTCCTGTGCGGCCTTGATCGATTCTGGGGCCGAGGGAAACTTTGTGGATGAAGAGTGGGCGCTCCAACAAGGTATTCCGCTCACACCGCTAAGAGACCCCACCCCTTTATTTGCCCTCGATGGCAGCGCCCTACCTAGGATACAGAAACAGACTATCCCATTAACTCTGACCATTTCTGGTAACCATAAAgagacaatttcctttttttttatttttcagtctcctTTTACTCCTTTAGTACTGGGGCACCCTTGGTTAGAACTTCACAATCCGCACATTGACTGGGCGAAGGGGTCTGTTTTGTCTTGGAAGTTGTCATGTCATGTTAAGTGTTTAGCCTCGGCTGTTCCCCCTGTGTCTTCTGTTttttgtgttgcaggaggagacgGGAGATCTGGCTGGGGTACCGGAGGAGTATCACGATTTGCGGGGGGGTTTTCAGTCGTTCCCGAGCCATGTCTCTTCCGCCCCATCGCCCGTATGACTGCGCTATTGATCTCCGCCCGGGGACCACGCCCCCTCGGGGTAGGCTCTACTCTCTTTCCGCTCCCGAACGGGAGGCTTTAGAGAATTATTTATCTGAGTCCCTCAGCGCCGGCACAATCGTTCCTTCCTCGTCGCCTGCCGGCGCCGGATTCTTTTTTGTCAAGAAGAAAGACGGCTCTTTGCGCCCATGCATAGATTATCGGGGGCTGAACGACATCACTGTTAAGAATCGTTACCCACTGCCgctgatgtcttcagcctttgaTATCCTGCAGGGGGCAAAGGTCTTTACCAAGCTCGACCTACGTAACGCTTACCATCTCGTACTAATTcgggagggggacgagtggaagaccgcCTTTAAACACCCCCTCGGCCACTTCGAGTATAGGGTTCTTCCCTTCGGATTGGTTAACGCCCCCGCTGTCTTTCAAGCCCTGATCAATGACGTCCTTCGGGATATGCtcaatttattcgtttttgtctatctcgatgacattttgattttttcgCCCTCTCTCCAGATTCACGTGCAGCACGTTCGCCGCGTTCTCCAACGTTTGCTCGAGAATCGACTCTTTGTTAAGGCCGAGAAGTGCTCCTTTCATGCTTCGTCTATAACGTTTCTAGGCTCTGTTATCTCAGCAGAGGGGATCAGTATGGACCCTACCAAGGTTCAGGCCGTGCTCGATTGGCCCGTCCCTGATTCTCGTGTCTCGCTACAGCGCTTTCTCGGTTTTGCTAATTTCTATCGCCGCTTTATACGCAACTTCAGCCAGGTGGCCGCGCCGCTCACCGCCCTCACTTCGGTTAAGTCTCGCTTCGGCTGGTCCGGTTCTGCGCAGGAGGCGTTTTTGACCGGCTAAAGACCCATTTTTACGTCCGCGCCTATCCTCCTCACTCCAGATAGCTCAAGACAGTTTATCGTTGAGGTCGACGCCTCCGAGGTAGGGGTGGGAGCCGTTCTTTTCCCAGCGGTCAGCGTCGGATAATAAGATACACCCTTGCGCGTACTTTTCCCACCGCCTCTCCCCCGCTGAACGTCATTACGATGTCGGGAATCGTGAGCTCCTTGCCATCCGCCTGGCATTGGGTGAATGGCGGCAGTGGTTAGAGGGTTCCACTGTTCCTTTTATAGTTTTGACCGATCATCGCAATTTGGAATACATTCGCTCCGCCAAGAGATTGAATTCGCGTCAGGCTCGTTGGGCCCTTTTCTTTACgcgttttgattttgtcatttcataccgCCCGTGCTCTAAGAACGGTAAGCCGGATGCGTTGTCTCGACTTTTCGATCCCTCGATCGATCCCCGCACCCCCCGAGAGGAAATTATTCCTCCCCCGGTCGGGTGGTGGGGGCTACGGTCTGGGGAATCGAGAAACAGGTTAAGCGCGCACTCTCTCACGTCGCTACTCCCCGTAACTGTCCTAGGGGCAGCCTCTTTGTCCCAGTTCCCACACGATTAGCTGTTCTTCAATGGGCTCATTCCTCTAGACTGGCGGTTCATCCCGGTGTTCGAGGGACTATCGCATTTATCCGCCAGCGTTTCTGGTGGCCCTCCTTAGAACGTGATGCGCGCCGTTTTATCGCCGCCTGCTCTGTTTGTGCCCAGACCAAGGCGGGCAATTCCCCACCTGCTGGCCTCCTCCGGCCGCTACCTGTTCCCTCTCGCCCGTGGTCCCATATAGCTCTCGACTTTATCACCGGTCTCCCGCCCTCGGCCGGTAATACAGTCATCCTGACGGTGGTCGACCGCTTTTCGAAATCGGCGCACTTCATTCCCCTTACCAAGCTGCCCTCTGCTAAGGAGACGGCCCAGATTATGATTGATAATGTGTTTAAGTTTCATGGGTTGCCCACCGACGTCGTGTCCGATAGGGGTCCGCAATTCGCCTCGCAGTTCTGGAGAGAATTTTGCCGTCTCATAGGTGCCACTGCTAGCCTTTCCTCGGGTTTTCACCCACAGACTAATGGTCAggccgagcgagccaatcagatTGTTGCCCGCATGCTCCGCAGTCTAGCCTTTCGCAATCCCTCGTCTTGGGCCGAACAGCTTTCCTGGGCTGAGTATGCTCATATTCCCTTCCTTCCTCGGCCTCTGGTATCTCTCCCTTTCAATGTTGCCTCGGCTATCAGCCGCCCTTATTTTCATCCCAAGAGACCGATTCTTACTGCCCGTCCGTTCAGACCTTTATCAGTCGCTGTAAGCGAACCTGGAAGAGGGTGAGATCTGCACTATGTCGTTCTAAGAGGCGCATGTGTGTGGCTGCTAATAGATCGCGTGTCAAGAGTCCTCGTTATATCTCGGGTCAGAAGGTTTGGCTTTCTACATCTAATTTACCCCTCCAGTCTGACTCCCGTAAACTGGCCCCCCGCTTCATCGGTCCGTTCCGCATCATCAAGATCGTTAACCCTGTCGCCGTCAAACTCCGGTTGCCGCATAATCTTCGTCGTGTTCACCCGGTGTTTCACGTCTCCTGCATTAAACCGGTCTCCCGCTCCCCCCCCCCCACGTCTTTCTCTGCCGTTCGTATCGAAGGCTCCCCGGTCTACACCGTCCGCAGGATCATAGATATGCGTCGTCGGGGCCGTGGACACCAATATTTAGTCGattgggaggggtatggtcctgaggagagaagttgggtctCTCCTAAGGATATCCTGGACCCCTCGCTCATTGATGATTTCCTTCGGTCTCGCCAGCATTTCCCCGTTGGAGCGCCGGGAGGCGCTCTTTGAGGAGAGGGTACTGTCATGGTCTTGTCATgattctgtctctatctctctctttgtctctctctgtctccccctgctggtttcTCTCCTCCTATATCCCTCGCTCTTCGCTTCTGTGTCACAGCTGTcttcacttctcattaagataatttccccTCCACCTGGCTCTCATCCTGCCTCATTATTAGGGCTAATTCTACCACCTCATTTTcgtgtctctttgtcagattgttacCTCCGAATGAAGCATTGGTCATTGGCGTCTTCACTTAGAGTTGGTCTTATCCTGTCCTGTCCGGTCCGGTCTAGTCGGGGGTGGGTTTGTTAACCACTATCTCTGCCCGAATTTCTCTGTGCTCACCATTTGCACcccacagaaccttacctgctATCCAACGCCGCGGCCTCCGGCGCTCTGCGAGCTCCAGTCTCCGGTTCTCCCCTGAGCCCAGTCAAGCCTCCGCCTCGCCAGCCTACTGGTCGTTCCAGCCACAGAGGTCTCCTGAGTTATTTATACTACCCAGCCTACGGGTCTTCCTCTGTTCTCATCTTTTGTACTCCTTGGTTGGATTTACCTGTGGCTTTCCTTTGTTTaattaaagactgtcattttgcccTCGCATTTGAGTCCTCTCTCTTCAATACTCatcactcatatatatatactacagaagcttcgaagctcaaaaaatggtattcggaccagccctagttatatatatatgtttttatgttgtcCGGTAATTACCGGACATTGGccgggaaaaaaattaaatgtccgaCAAAATTAAATCTCTCCGGTCAAATTGTCAGATAAAAACTGCCTAATAATCCCGGCCCCGCCCCCCTAACACAATCTGAATCGACCgtttgaaagtttttaaacaacatcgcatgttgcatttcaaataaagCGCACGCCTAACGGCTAtaatatagaccaaaaccacgaACTATTGAGAGACGTTTCAAATATGGCCAGGCCCAGGCAGACTagctttaaaagtttttttttcagaggccAGACGCGAAGGAGGATACTGATTAAGTAACTAATGGATCCTCAGATGTCCAGAGCCAGACAGCTCCGCCACCACCCCACCGGAGAAAAAGCCGAAGTGTAGGGCGTATCGGTCGGAATGGAGTGACAAGTTCCCATGGCTAAGATGTGAGGTAGTTGATGGTAACGAAAAAATGTTCCGTTCGCGCTGTGAAAAGGCAGGACGACGCAACGGATTCACAAGAGGGTCGAATAATTTGAGAATGTCTGCTCTCATTGAACATAGTCAGAGCAATGACCATGTTTTAGTAAAAACAACTGGTTGATTGACGCCAATCGGacgttcatgtttttttttttcgtctatTTGAAAGTTAGGCTAATAAACATGTTGCATATACGGCCtgattatgtcattttttaagtTACATAAACTGCTTTCAGTTTTCCTCAACTTGACTAATTAAGAGGCGATATTTGACCGGCATATCATCGAAATGTCCGGAAAACGACCGGCACCATTTTTTTCTAGCGGAaactctgatatatatatatatatgccttatatgtaatgactgtttaataacaatagcatgcataagagcccttgTGTACTTTTTTGCCGtcaatttggtaacagtgccacctattggtcaagagtaataaaccattaattaaccattaataattatatttacagaaatgcTAATTTTTGATTGCATTGGcttattgtaatgaaactggtctcaaaatattccttggttTATGcggacaacatagataccaaatatgccagagtacacTGAACTTCCTGTTCGCCGTTTTGATTtattgaaaacctactttttcgaactcctcatcaaccgttggtctgattttcaccaaaattgaatcagatgatcgtcagactgtgctgacaaaatgttatggattttgtatcgatagacaaaaccgttttcgcataccacagcgacaaatttcaggcatgatgccaaaatgacacttcagcctgtatctctgcaatgcatttggcatactgacaccaaactttgtgtgtgccattgtcacttcacacagaacacaccaaaatgatttgattacagcgccacctgttggtcaaaagtgataaactatttaatcataatactagtgcttgtttttatgatttttccgccatttcaattacaatcatcctaaaattgctgtaattgcttattgttgcatt contains:
- the LOC122144825 gene encoding LOW QUALITY PROTEIN: uncharacterized protein LOC122144825 (The sequence of the model RefSeq protein was modified relative to this genomic sequence to represent the inferred CDS: substituted 1 base at 1 genomic stop codon) produces the protein MDSASGSPFQTAVEHQGVLLGKHEEDISAACPTRRRDFGRPDVRAVQPGPQPPPPAFRLSFARWFSPSLQPVTYAKERAKVAFVLSLLHGRAREWGTANWETEAECISSFERFKEEMIRFFDRSAYGEEAFPSAFHTSGLSPEVRDEVLVREIPARLDDLIDLAIRVERRFDQRRRAHRLEDTLFSPPRVSPSHSEPEPMQLGGLRISSKERQRSQRSPVGGGLLASATTKTIPSVSRTTLPAHLQWAGSSASCAALIDSGAEGNFVDEEWALQQVLGHPWLELHNPHIDWAKGRRREIWLGYRRSITICGGVFSRSRAMSLPPHRPYDCAIDLRPGTTPPRGRLYSLSAPEREALENYLSESLSAGTIVPSSSPAGAGFFFVKKKDGSLRPCIDYRGLNDITVKNRYPLPLMSSAFDILQGAKVFTKLDLRNAYHLVLIREGDEWKTAFKHPLGHFEYRVLPFGLVNAPAVFQALINDVLRDMLNLFVFVYLDDILIFSPSLQIHVQHVRRVLQRLLENRLFVKAEKCSFHASSITFLGSVISAEGISMDPTKVQAVLDWPVPDSRVSLQRFLGFANFYRRFIRNFSQVAAPLTALTSVKSRFGWSGSAQEAFLTGXRPIFTSAPILLTPDSSRQFIVEVDASEVGVGAVLFPAVSVG